TGGATGAAGACAGGCAAACCGTCAGCGTTGATGGTGCTGAGCATGTTGAGCTGACGGCAATCGAATTTCGTTTGCTGCGCTATTTCATGCTGCATCCCGGCAAGTTGCTTACCAAAACCCATTTACTTGAGCACGTCTACGAATGCGACGGTGACCCGGCCAGCAACGTTATCGAAGTGTATATCAATCGGTTACGGCGTAAATTGGGTAAGGATTTGATCGCTACCCGGCGTGGGCAAGGCTACATCTTCGGCGACAAACTGTGATCTCATTGCGCCAGCGTCTTAACCGCGGCCTGATCATTATCCTGAGTATGGTGTTTGCCGGACACTGGTTGGCAGCAGATTGGGTGATTCGCTCTGTAGCGGAAAAACAAATGCTGACCCGCTTACAGCACGATGGCGATTCGTTGCTGGATACCTTGACGCTTAACGCGGAAGGACAACTGATTTTCGATAGCTCGCATGCCGGCACGGTTTACGGCCAAGCCTATTCGGGTCACTACTTTGTGATCCAGCTTGACGGAAAAACCTATTATTCAAGTTCGCTGCAAGACGACGTTTTGCCTTTTACTACCGAGCCGGCCAATACCGCCAGGCAATTCCATTTTCCTGATGGACCGCATCACCAACCTTTACTGGTTTTGAGTCGAGGTTTCGAGCGATTTGGTCATGCAATCACCATTAGCATCGCCGAGGATTTAAGCGATATTGGCCATGACATAGACCACATCCGGCTTGCCTATCTGGTACTGACGGCCATGGTGCTTTTGATCGCAATCGCCCTGCAAAGTAACGATGTACGCAGATCGCTGAAACCGTTGCAGGCAGCGCGCGACGAACTGGCCGAGATTGCCTACGGCCGTCAGTCACAGATCCAAGCCAGAGTGCCGGCGGAAATCAAACCCTTGGTTGCGGAAGTCAATCGCTTGTTAGTGTTGGTTGAGAGGCGCCTGCACCAGTCTCGCACCGCGATTGGCAATTTGGCGCATGCGCTGAAAACGCCGTTGGCGATGCTGTTTTGTCTGGCTGAAAATTCGCAACTGGATGCCCATTCCGAGTTGCGTAATCTGCTGCAAAAGCAAACGCAAGCGATCCATGAGCGCATCGAGCGAGAATTAAAACGCGCCCGTATCTCCGGCAATCTGCAAACCGCCAGCGTGTTTAATCCACAGCAAGAACTCACTGCCTTAGTCATGCTGTTGCAAAATGTCTATGCCGAGAAAAATTTAGCGATCCAAGTCAATGCCCCCGATCAATTAATCAATTTTGATCGGGAAGACATGCTGGAGCTGACCGGTAATTTGTTGGATAACGCCTGCAAATGGGCTGACAAGCAGGTTCTAGTCTCGGTTGAACATGGCGCCGGCATTACTATCAGTGTCGAAGACGACGGTCCGGGTTGTTCGGCGCAGGACATGCAGCAACTCAGTAAGCGCGGTTTAAGGCTGGACGAAGCAGTGCAGGGACATGGGCTAGGCTTGGCGATTGTACGTGACATCGCCTTATTTTATGGCGGTACGCTGGAGATTATGCGTTCCGCGCAACTGGGCGGTTTGCGAGTGAGTGTGCAATTCCCAAGGTGGATAGCCGCAGCATCGGTATAATTCCCGCTTCTTTTGCATTTACCGTTTGATTGCTTATGACCACCGTTAACACCGAAAAACTTTCCAGCGCCCGTTTTGCCGAAGCCACCGATGCTTTTGTCGAAGAATTTACCGCTTCAGTCAATTTTGACCGGCGCATGGCCCGGCAAGATATTCAAGGCTCGTTGGCGCATGCGGCCATGCTGTGCAAAATAGGTATTCTGACCGAACAGGAACTCGCCGACATTCGCAGCGGATTGATGCAAATCGGCGGTGAGATCGAACGCGGTGAGTTCGTCTGGTCAATCAAGCAGGAAGATGTGCACATGAACATCGAGGCGCGCTTGACCGATTTGATCGGGATTGCCGGCAAAAAACTGCATACCGGCCGTTCGCGTAATGACCAGGTAGCAACCGATATTCGCTTATATTTACGTAGCGAAATCGAAACCATATTGACGCAGTTACAACGTCTGCAAATCGCTTTATTGGATGTGGCGGAACGCGAGGCCGATACCATCATGCCGGGTTTTACCCATTTGCAAGTCGCGCAACCCGTGACATTCGGCCATCATTTAATGGCGTGGTTCGAAATGCTGTGCCGTGATAAAGAACGTCTGCAAGATTGCTGTAAACGCCTGAATGTGATGCCCTTGGGCGCCGCAGCATTGGCGGGCACCAGCTATCCCATTGATCGCTTCATGACCGCCGAATTGTTGGGATTTTCCCGGCCGTCGAATAACTCTTTGGATTCGGTCAGTGATCGCGATTTTGCGATTGAGTTTGCCGCGGCCGCTAGTTTAATCATGATGCATTTGTCCAGGTTCTCGGAAGAACTGGTGTTGTGGGCCAGTGCGCAATTCAATTTTATCGATATTCCGGATGCATTCTGCACCGGCTCATCAATCATGCCGCAAAAGAAAAACCCCGACGTACCGGAACTGGTGCGCGGCAAATCCGGCCGGGTTACCGGGCATCTGGTGTCCTTATTGATGTTGATGAAAAGCCAGCCCTTGGCTTACAACAAAGACAATCAGGAAGACAAAGAGCCATTGTTCGATACCGCCGACACCTTAATCAATTGTCTGCGGGCCTTTGCCGACATGATGCCGCGCATTCAAGCCAAACGCGAAAACATGTACATCGCCGCAAAAAGAGGATTCGCGACGGCTACCGACTTGGCTGATTATTTGGTTCGCAAAGGTATGCCTTTTCGCGATGCCCACGAAGTCGTGGGTCAAGCTGTGCGCTTAGGACTGCAAACAGAGCGGGATCTATCGGAACTAACTCTCTCAGAGTTGCAGGGCTTTTCCGGCACCATTACGGCGGACGTTTTCGATATTCTAAAATTGGAAGGGTCGGTCGCTGCCCGCAATCATATCGGTGGCACGGCGCCAGCAGCCGTTCGTCAGGCAATATGTGAAGCAAGACAACAAATACCCCACTAAATCCTGGAAATTGGCTTTTTAACTGCTACCCTTCGAGCATCGTTTGATTTGGAGGGTGGCATGCCCCAATATTTTTCCCGACTGCTTGCTGGACCATCGCTGGATGCAATCCCGCAAGAAACCGATTTTTGGCACGACCGGGAGCTTAGTTTGTTTAGCTGCCCCAGCGCCGATGCTGATTACGCATTGACCGCATTAGTTTTTAAAATTAGTAGAAACCCGAAAGATCTGCTGGCGCATCTACGCCGGATTTATTTTTGTTACGACCGGCGCCTGTCCGAGCAACTCTACGCGGCCTTGTTGGATTTAATGATTATTTTGGATGGGAAGGGAACTGCGATCAGTCGCCGTATGATACAAGCTAGCCAGTCGCGGCTGCTGGTCCAGCAATGTCAGGATTTGCTTAAAACTGACGGGCAAACGCCGCCAGCTAATCGATATTCTTTGTTCAGTAAAGGTCTGTTGGCTAGCCGCGAACTGGTCAGGTCCAGACGGCAAACCGAAGCGCAACATGATTATTTGGCCTTAGCCAACGACTTTATCGAATACAGTCAGCTCGAACAGGCCATGGATGTGCTGGAAACGGGTATCAACCTGCAACATGATCGTCCGGATTTGCAACTGGCTTTGTTAGAGCTGTATAAGTCTACAAAAAACCGGGAGCGCTTTCAGCTCAATCGGCAGCGATTTAGCGACTCCGGCGTGGTGCTGGAGGGTGAATGGCTGGAATTGGCACATTATTTTGAAGGACAGGCATCATGAGCAAGTCGAACAAAACGCCATTTCGAATCGCTCTGCATGGCATGGATACCCGCACTTATAAAACCATGGAAATGTATCTGAAGGGGCCTTGTCGGGGGGCTGCCGTCGTGGTCGAGGATGCCGAAGCCAGCATTGATATGATCGACGCGGATCACCCCAAAGCCCGGGATATTCTGGATGCCAGAAAAGCCGCCGCGCCGGGCCGACCGATCATCTTATTGTCATTACAAAACCTACAACTGGATAATACTTACTTCATCAAGAAGCCGGTGAATGTCCAGCAAATAATGGCGGTGCTGAACAAGATTAAGGCGGTTGCCGATGCTCGCAAAGCCGCTGCCGAACGTACGAAGATTGCGCAAGCACCTGCAAAGACAGCTGATATGCCGCCCCCGCCCAAGGACGAGAAGCCGAAAAAAATGGCTATGGATGTCTATGTCAATAAGGCTAAGGCGCCAAAAACAGGTGATGCCGCTGAGCACCACAAGGCCAGCAAACATCATTCTGCGATGCAGTTGAACGAAGGCGGCTTCACAGCGTTTTTAGGGACACTGAGCGACATCGATTTTGACGACGAGGTGCAGCTGTTAACAGCCTGTTACGATCCGCGCCAGTATTTTTTGGGCTACGTGATGTCGGCATATAAAACGGCCAATTTACAGTCGCGTGTTTTGCAACTTTGTTCGATTTGGAAACCTTTGACGATTTTTCCGGAAAGCCAGGAAGTCTGGATCGATGCCGACGATAAGCAAACCCGCGCATTTGCCGGAATGCCATTGGGTAAAGGCTCCGTCGGCAAAATGATTTTGACGGCAGTCGATTCCACAACCGCCATTCAGCGCGCCGAAGATAAGTTTCAAGATATGGGGGCTTTTGTCTGGAAATTGGCAATCTGGACATCCAAAGGGCGCTTCCCGATAGGTCTGGATATTCAAGGGCCGGTCTACTTAGAAAGATGGCCGAATTTTACCCGACTGGTCATCACGCCCGATGCTTTGCGCATTGCCGCATTGTTGGTTCAGGCACCGAGAACGCCATTGGAAGTTGCTGGTCTGTTACATGTCAAACCGCAGTATGTGTTTGTGTTTATTAGTGCTTGCCAGACGATAGGCATATTGAAACAAAGCGAACGTCAAGCCGATGCGGTGATTGCCGTAGAACCCACCAAGAAGCCCAAAAATGAGGGTTTATTAAGCAAAATTCTCAATAAATTGCGCGGCGCTTAGCAAACGATAAGGAATCTCGATGAGTCAATACAAAATTATTTTCACGGGCCCGGTAGGCGCCGGCAAAACGACTGCAATCAACGCTATTAGCGATGTGCCTCCGATCAAAACTGATGCGGCTGCCAGTGATATGACAAAAAATCGTAAAGCATCCACTACGGTGGCGATGGACTACGGTGTCATGAATTTGGCGGGCGGTGAAAAAATTCACTTGTACGGTACTCCCGGCCAAGAACGGTTTGATTTTATGTGGGATATTTTGACCAACGGCGGCATCGGCTTAATTTTATTGCTAGACAACACCCGCGCAGACCCTTTTCAGGATATGCGTTTTTTTCTGGATGCGTTCGGTAAGTTTATCAACGACACCAGCGTAGCGATTGGGGTGACGCAAATGGATTTAAGTAGCACACCCTCAATAGAAGACTACCATGCGCAACTGCAAGGCTTTGGCTTGAAACCACCGGTTTTTTCGGTGGATGCACGGGAAAAGAATGATGTTTCTTTGTTGGTACAAGCTCTTTTATATTCCCTGGATCCTGGTTTGGCGGGGTAATCACCATGGAAAGATTTGATCTGATTAACGGGCTGTATCTCTATCCTACTCCCGCTGGTGCTTACTACGCTGTCTCGTCGCCCGAAAACGATAAACCCCGGCGGTTTTTAATCCGCTTGCTGCAACAGGAACAGACTCCGGCACTGACTATCGCGCAGTTGCAAACATTGATGGAAATCGATGACGAGGACAAAGCCTTGCAATTGTTGCTGTACTGCCAAAAGCTAGGTTGGGTGCAAGGCGTAGACACGCCTTTACAGGCGCCACAGGCTGCGCTTGAGACGATGTTGCCGGATTTATTGGGATCGATTTCCGAGAGCGGCAAAGTGCTATTGGCAGATGACCAAGGGTTTTATCTGGCGTGTAGCGGTTTTCCGCATGAGGTCGCCGAAGAATTGTCCGCGCTCAGCGCGGAACTGGCAACCGTGCATAAACGCCGTTCCGGATTATTGATAAACAATATGGGCATTTCCAGCCACGCCTGGGCCATTGTCGATCCGTTCGGTAATAGTCAAATCGGCTTTTGGCCGATGTTCGTCGGTAAGCACCGTTTCGTGTTGGCGATCAGCGGCGTACCGCATTTTAACCAAGCGGAGTTTGTAACCCTGGCCTGGGCTTTAATCACCCGTTATTTAAGCAAAGCCGCTGATGCTGCCAATTAAGCGGATCGCATATCACCCATTAACGAATAGGAATTAGATTATGAAAGCAGACATGCTGACGTCGGTTTTAAACGAGCTGAACGGTACTTCGGCGGATATAGAAGCCTCAGGTGTGATTTCCACCGACGGTCTGATGATGGCGTCGGTGTTGCCAGCCGGTATGGACGAGGATCGAGTGGGCGCTATGAGTGCGGCGATGTTGTCTTTGGGCGATAGAACGGCCCAAGAATTAAATCGCGGCAATTTGGAACAGGTGTTGATCAAAGGTGCCAGGGGCTATGTGCTAATGACCTATGCCGGTAATGAAGCCGTGCTTACCGTACTCGCTAAACCCAACGCCAAGCTCGGACTCATCTTTCTTGATGTGAAGCGTGCGGCAGAGAGTATTTCCGAAATGCTGTAAACCCTAACCGGCAACCCGGAGTAAATCATGATCGTTGATATGAAGCCCGAAGACATCATTGGCGAGTACCAGGAAGCAACGCTTACCTATTGCGACGGCAAATCCAGAAAAGTGCTGTACACCGAGCTTGAAACGCCGTATCCCGACGGCAAGTTGATTGTTTCCACCACAACGCCGGATGGCATCATCAGCCACGTCAATCGCGCATTTGTGGAAATGTCGGGCTATACCGAAGCGGAGTTAATCGGCGCACCGCATTGTATTCTCAGGCACCCGGACATGCCGTCCGCTGCGTTTAAAGACTTATGGGATACGGTGCAACGCGGTGAAAAATGGCAAGGCTTCGTGAAAAACTTGCGTAAGGACGGCGGTTATTATTGGGTAAAAGCCACGGTCATTCCGAATGTGCGCGGCGGCAAGGTGGTTGGCTATACCTCGGTGCGCCGCAAACCCTCGCGCAGTAAAGTCGATGAATGCATCGCACTGTATCCGACACTTAGTTAATTGGGGAGCATCATGTCTTACATGTTTACAGTCAGCCCGGATTTTGCCCCAGACCACCTGTCGGGTTGGTATATATTCAACACTTGGTTGCAAAAGCAGAGCGCCGAGGCCATCCATTTGGAAATGTACAATCACTATCAAGACCTGCATCAGGCCATCGCAGCCGATAAGATCGATTTGATTTACGCCAACCCCTTCGATGCCGCCATGCTGGTCCGAGAGAAAGGTTTTTTGCCGCTGGTACGCGCCCAGGGCGAATCCGACGAAGCGATCATTGCCGTTAACGCCGACAGTAATATCAACGATGTGGCCGACTTACAACCGAATACTCGGGTGGCTTTCACCGACGATCCGGATGTGCGCCTGATGGGCATGATTATGTTGGAGCCCGCGGATTTGCACGCCGGGAATATCGTCCCGTTGTTATCGGACAATCATGTTTTGGTGGCCAAACACCTGCTGAAAGGCGAAGCGGATGTCGGCATCATTCTGGCGGAGGCCTATGACAACCTGTCCGGTGTGATTAAAAAACAGCTGCGGATCTTGGTGCGTAGCCAAATAAGCGTCATCTACCATTCTTTGATGATAGGGCCGAGATTACAGAATCGCCGCGCCGACATTCAAAAAATATTACTGGAGATGGATAAGGATGAAAAAGGCGGTGGGGTGTTGAATGCCCTGGGCTTTAGGGCATGGCAACGGATCGAAGACGAGGAAATGGAGTTCATGATCGATTTGATGGATACCTTGAACACTTGATTCCATCGCGATGCATCAGTCGACCGTAATCGATTTTCTGCGACACGGCGAAGCCCGTGGTGGTTCGTATTATCGCGGAATCACCGACGATCCGCTGACCGAACGCGGTTGGCGGCAGATGTATGGTCAATGCGGGGCAGGACAGTGGGATGTGGTGATCAGCTCGCCGCTACGCCGTTGTCGTTCCTTTGCCGCGGCCTGGTGCGAACAACAGCAACAGGATTTGGTCATCGAACCGGCATGGCGTGAAATTGATTTCGGCGCTTGGGAAGGCCAAACCGCCGAGCAAATTTCCAGTCGCTGGCCCGACGCACTGGCGGCATTTTATAAAGACCCCGTCCATTTCACCCCGCCGAATGCGGAAAGCTACCAAGCATTCGCCGCCCGCGTCAGGAAGGGCTGGGAAAGTTTATTGGCTGTGCAGGCCGGACGCCGCGTGCTGGTAGTAACCCATGCCGGTGTGATCAGAGCAATATTCGCGGAAGCCTTCAAGCTGCCGGTTACCCAAAGTTTTCATATCGATTTGCCGCACGCCTGTTTAACCCGTTTTACCAGTTTTGATGACGGTAACGGGCGCTTCGTCCAGCTTAATTTTCACAAGCCGGTTTGATTCTTCTATACTGGCCTTACACTTGATTTAGGCGCGGCCGTTTTGACCAATCGATTCCTACCCATCCATTTAGGCGCGCCGGGCGAAGAGATCAGTAAAAAAGATCTATATGCAGTTGCCCAACGATTCAAGCACTTCAATCAGTTGCGTTTGCAACATGTACAAAGTTTTTTGCAGCCGCGCCAACAGGATTTCTTAAAGCTGCTGCCGTTACTGTTTCATCAAAATCATCCCTTGTTGCCCGGTTTCGTGTCGCTGGAAGGCCCGGCGGGTATTCCCGATTACACGCCCAACAAGCAGACTATAGATGTTGCCAAGCAGTTTTCCAAAGGCTTTGTCTACAAGCGCAAGGCCTTAAGACACTATCCTATCCAGGCGATTTTTTTGATGGGTAGCGTCGGGAGTATGGCGTTTTCGAAAAACAGCGATATTGATATTTGGCTTTGCCATTCATCCACTTTGGCGCCGGATGAATTAAACGAATTGCGGCAAAAAGCCCAGGAAGTGGAAAAATGGGCGGCGACCTTAAAAATTGAGACGCATTTTTTTCTGGTTGATGCGGTGCAGTTTTTGCGCGGCGAAAATACGCCGATCTCTAAAGAGAGTAGCGGCGAAACGCAACATTATCTGTTATTGGAAGAGTTTTACCGCACCTCGATTTACATCGCCGGGCGGATACCGGTCTGGTGGTTGGTGCCGCCGCAACAGGAAAAATACTATAAGCAATATGTCGCCCATTTGCTGGAAAACCGGTTTATCTCCGAAACCGACGTCGTCGATTTCGGCGGCCTAGAAGATATGCCGATGGCGGAATTCGTCAGTGCGACGCTTTGGCATATCTACAAGTCTTTGACATCCCCGCATAAGTCCTTGTTGAAGCTGCTGCTGATGGAAAGTTATGCCAGCGAATTTCCCGAACCGCAGTGGCTGTGTCTGTCATTGAAGCAGGCGGTGTATCAAGGCGATTTCAGTGTCGAAAGCCTGGATCCTTACCTGCTGATGTACCGCAAAGTGGATGCCTATCTGCGCCAGGCTCAGTCCAAACGCCGCTTGAATCTGATTCGGGAATGTTTTTACATGAAGATCATGGCCGCGTCCGATAATCTCACGGAGAATAGAGTGCGCTTGCAGCGTGAAGATTATCTGCATAGTGTGGCAGATCAATGGGAATGGCCGGAGGATTTGCTGGACAATTTAGCCAGCCAAAAATTTTGGGACATTAAGAAAGCCAGTGTCGAGCACGTGGTGATTCGCGATCAATTGCAACAATGTCTGCGGATGATTTTAAAGTTTTCCGGTTTGCCATTGGATCAGGCGCAGCGGGAAAACAGAGACTTGAAATTGATCGGCCGGAAATTGCGGGCCACCCTGGATTTACGTCCCGACAAAATCGAGGTGCTCACCACCAGAACCACTGTCCATGCCAAACCCGATTTGTTGATAGCTGTGGAAGTCCTGACTGACGACGCGCCGCCTCGCTGGTGTTTATACGATGACCGAGCGGCGTCACAGAAAGCCTCTCTGGAAAGCGCGATTAAATCCGGCGAGAGCTTGCTCGAAGTTTTATGCTGGGCCGTGGTAAACGGCTTGTACAAAAAGTCGCTCAATCTGCAACTGGTGACTCCCAATCTTAAAATTGCCAATAATGATTTATATCAACTGTTTAATGAGTTAAATGCGTTTCTAAGCCGCTATTTGCCTGGCAGGGAGAACGATCTGGAGGTTTACGGCGAGCCGAATCGCGTCTCGTCGTCCTTGTTACTGATAAACCTCGGCGAAAGTTTGGCGATTGACGCGAACAATCAACAGTTGGTGATGAGCGAACGCTCAGACCCCTTGAGTTATGGTGACAGCCGCCAGTGTTTCATCCAGAGCGTCCAGCGCCTATCCGTATCCAGTTGGGGTGAGGTCAGTTTGCAGCGCTATATAGGTATAGAGGGGGTTTTTAACTGCCTCGTTGATGTGTTCAATAACAGCGCCGCGCCCTTGTCTGCCGATAAACTCCAAGCGCTATGTTACAACCCGGTACGCGGCAAAAGCATCCTCTTGCGCATCGAATCTTTGTTCGGCAATTTGCTAAAATTTTTTGCATCAGCTCGGGACGGCTTGCAGCGCTATATCGTGGCTGCCGAGACCGGTTATGGCTTGTTCCAACTCAGAAACGGCAGCCTGGGCTATTACCGGCTGGACACGCAAAATCAACTGCTGCATGAATTAGCCAAGCCTAATCCGCAATTTTCCGCAGTATTTTTTGATGCCTACGTATTGGATCAAACCTATATTCCGTCTTTATATACGCAGAATTTGGCTGATGTGATTCAGGTTTTTTATCATGCAACCAGCAAACACGTGGGTGTTTATGTGCTTGATGAAAAAGGCGCGCTGTTTGTCCATCAGCATAGCAATGCCAATCCTGAGCACGTCATCACGCACTATTCCGTGTTTTTAGGCACCTTGCTGGCGCGCGCGCAATTGCCGGATGGTTTGAGTGTCAAATTTTATGAAATTCAGCGAAACTCGGCGGGGGTGTTGTCCTGTCAGGCCGTACCGGTCAAACTTGGCGGCAGTGTGATGGATCTGAGAGTCCGGATAGCGACCGAGGAGGACGGTGCTATTGCGATTTACTGTAACGAACAAAAGTTTTCCGTTGCCAACGTCGATA
The window above is part of the Methylomonas sp. ZR1 genome. Proteins encoded here:
- a CDS encoding roadblock/LC7 domain-containing protein; its protein translation is MKADMLTSVLNELNGTSADIEASGVISTDGLMMASVLPAGMDEDRVGAMSAAMLSLGDRTAQELNRGNLEQVLIKGARGYVLMTYAGNEAVLTVLAKPNAKLGLIFLDVKRAAESISEML
- a CDS encoding ATP-binding protein translates to MISLRQRLNRGLIIILSMVFAGHWLAADWVIRSVAEKQMLTRLQHDGDSLLDTLTLNAEGQLIFDSSHAGTVYGQAYSGHYFVIQLDGKTYYSSSLQDDVLPFTTEPANTARQFHFPDGPHHQPLLVLSRGFERFGHAITISIAEDLSDIGHDIDHIRLAYLVLTAMVLLIAIALQSNDVRRSLKPLQAARDELAEIAYGRQSQIQARVPAEIKPLVAEVNRLLVLVERRLHQSRTAIGNLAHALKTPLAMLFCLAENSQLDAHSELRNLLQKQTQAIHERIERELKRARISGNLQTASVFNPQQELTALVMLLQNVYAEKNLAIQVNAPDQLINFDREDMLELTGNLLDNACKWADKQVLVSVEHGAGITISVEDDGPGCSAQDMQQLSKRGLRLDEAVQGHGLGLAIVRDIALFYGGTLEIMRSAQLGGLRVSVQFPRWIAAASV
- a CDS encoding histidine phosphatase family protein — encoded protein: MHQSTVIDFLRHGEARGGSYYRGITDDPLTERGWRQMYGQCGAGQWDVVISSPLRRCRSFAAAWCEQQQQDLVIEPAWREIDFGAWEGQTAEQISSRWPDALAAFYKDPVHFTPPNAESYQAFAARVRKGWESLLAVQAGRRVLVVTHAGVIRAIFAEAFKLPVTQSFHIDLPHACLTRFTSFDDGNGRFVQLNFHKPV
- a CDS encoding FimV family protein, producing the protein MPQYFSRLLAGPSLDAIPQETDFWHDRELSLFSCPSADADYALTALVFKISRNPKDLLAHLRRIYFCYDRRLSEQLYAALLDLMIILDGKGTAISRRMIQASQSRLLVQQCQDLLKTDGQTPPANRYSLFSKGLLASRELVRSRRQTEAQHDYLALANDFIEYSQLEQAMDVLETGINLQHDRPDLQLALLELYKSTKNRERFQLNRQRFSDSGVVLEGEWLELAHYFEGQAS
- the argH gene encoding argininosuccinate lyase is translated as MTTVNTEKLSSARFAEATDAFVEEFTASVNFDRRMARQDIQGSLAHAAMLCKIGILTEQELADIRSGLMQIGGEIERGEFVWSIKQEDVHMNIEARLTDLIGIAGKKLHTGRSRNDQVATDIRLYLRSEIETILTQLQRLQIALLDVAEREADTIMPGFTHLQVAQPVTFGHHLMAWFEMLCRDKERLQDCCKRLNVMPLGAAALAGTSYPIDRFMTAELLGFSRPSNNSLDSVSDRDFAIEFAAAASLIMMHLSRFSEELVLWASAQFNFIDIPDAFCTGSSIMPQKKNPDVPELVRGKSGRVTGHLVSLLMLMKSQPLAYNKDNQEDKEPLFDTADTLINCLRAFADMMPRIQAKRENMYIAAKRGFATATDLADYLVRKGMPFRDAHEVVGQAVRLGLQTERDLSELTLSELQGFSGTITADVFDILKLEGSVAARNHIGGTAPAAVRQAICEARQQIPH
- a CDS encoding ATP/GTP-binding protein; this encodes MSQYKIIFTGPVGAGKTTAINAISDVPPIKTDAAASDMTKNRKASTTVAMDYGVMNLAGGEKIHLYGTPGQERFDFMWDILTNGGIGLILLLDNTRADPFQDMRFFLDAFGKFINDTSVAIGVTQMDLSSTPSIEDYHAQLQGFGLKPPVFSVDAREKNDVSLLVQALLYSLDPGLAG
- a CDS encoding phosphate/phosphite/phosphonate ABC transporter substrate-binding protein, with amino-acid sequence MSYMFTVSPDFAPDHLSGWYIFNTWLQKQSAEAIHLEMYNHYQDLHQAIAADKIDLIYANPFDAAMLVREKGFLPLVRAQGESDEAIIAVNADSNINDVADLQPNTRVAFTDDPDVRLMGMIMLEPADLHAGNIVPLLSDNHVLVAKHLLKGEADVGIILAEAYDNLSGVIKKQLRILVRSQISVIYHSLMIGPRLQNRRADIQKILLEMDKDEKGGGVLNALGFRAWQRIEDEEMEFMIDLMDTLNT
- a CDS encoding PAS domain-containing protein, encoding MIVDMKPEDIIGEYQEATLTYCDGKSRKVLYTELETPYPDGKLIVSTTTPDGIISHVNRAFVEMSGYTEAELIGAPHCILRHPDMPSAAFKDLWDTVQRGEKWQGFVKNLRKDGGYYWVKATVIPNVRGGKVVGYTSVRRKPSRSKVDECIALYPTLS
- a CDS encoding class I adenylate cyclase, producing the protein MTNRFLPIHLGAPGEEISKKDLYAVAQRFKHFNQLRLQHVQSFLQPRQQDFLKLLPLLFHQNHPLLPGFVSLEGPAGIPDYTPNKQTIDVAKQFSKGFVYKRKALRHYPIQAIFLMGSVGSMAFSKNSDIDIWLCHSSTLAPDELNELRQKAQEVEKWAATLKIETHFFLVDAVQFLRGENTPISKESSGETQHYLLLEEFYRTSIYIAGRIPVWWLVPPQQEKYYKQYVAHLLENRFISETDVVDFGGLEDMPMAEFVSATLWHIYKSLTSPHKSLLKLLLMESYASEFPEPQWLCLSLKQAVYQGDFSVESLDPYLLMYRKVDAYLRQAQSKRRLNLIRECFYMKIMAASDNLTENRVRLQREDYLHSVADQWEWPEDLLDNLASQKFWDIKKASVEHVVIRDQLQQCLRMILKFSGLPLDQAQRENRDLKLIGRKLRATLDLRPDKIEVLTTRTTVHAKPDLLIAVEVLTDDAPPRWCLYDDRAASQKASLESAIKSGESLLEVLCWAVVNGLYKKSLNLQLVTPNLKIANNDLYQLFNELNAFLSRYLPGRENDLEVYGEPNRVSSSLLLINLGESLAIDANNQQLVMSERSDPLSYGDSRQCFIQSVQRLSVSSWGEVSLQRYIGIEGVFNCLVDVFNNSAAPLSADKLQALCYNPVRGKSILLRIESLFGNLLKFFASARDGLQRYIVAAETGYGLFQLRNGSLGYYRLDTQNQLLHELAKPNPQFSAVFFDAYVLDQTYIPSLYTQNLADVIQVFYHATSKHVGVYVLDEKGALFVHQHSNANPEHVITHYSVFLGTLLARAQLPDGLSVKFYEIQRNSAGVLSCQAVPVKLGGSVMDLRVRIATEEDGAIAIYCNEQKFSVANVDSFKPIRAHILGYRKNRDDYPFHITEIDVPCRLLGTDRNEQLQAAHFLNYKQKIEDKLNI